Proteins found in one Labrenzia sp. VG12 genomic segment:
- a CDS encoding zinc-binding alcohol dehydrogenase family protein → MRAIGYYQSLPSNDPNALQDLDLPKPSPSGSDLLVEVKAVAVNPVDTKVRQRRASENDTPVVLGYDAAGTVVATGPDVTDFKVGDDVYYAGDLTRPGTNAEFHLVDERIVGRKPGSLSFAEAAALPLTAITAFEALFDRLKVNDPVPGKTRSLLIIGGSGGVGSIAIQLARQLTDLTVVATASRPESQAWCRELGAHHVLDHSKPMADQLEALNIDAPGFVFSTTHTGQHLDDIAAMIAPQGRFALIDDPEDLSIMPFKPKAVSVHWEFMFTRSMFQTADMKAQQTLLNKVSELVDAGKVRTTLSRTIEPINAENLLDAHRQIESNATIGKIVLTGF, encoded by the coding sequence ATGCGTGCCATTGGATATTATCAAAGCCTCCCCTCAAACGATCCGAATGCCCTTCAGGATCTCGATCTGCCGAAACCATCACCGTCCGGTTCGGACCTTCTGGTCGAGGTGAAAGCCGTTGCGGTGAACCCGGTCGACACGAAGGTTCGGCAACGCCGTGCATCGGAAAACGACACCCCGGTTGTGCTCGGCTATGACGCCGCGGGAACCGTTGTCGCAACGGGCCCGGACGTCACCGACTTCAAGGTGGGCGATGACGTTTACTACGCCGGAGATCTGACAAGGCCGGGCACAAACGCCGAATTTCACCTCGTCGACGAGCGCATTGTCGGGCGCAAGCCGGGAAGCCTCAGCTTCGCCGAGGCAGCCGCCTTGCCGCTGACGGCCATCACCGCCTTTGAGGCGCTGTTCGACCGGTTGAAAGTGAACGACCCGGTCCCGGGCAAAACCCGCAGCCTTTTGATCATCGGCGGGTCCGGCGGCGTCGGTTCGATCGCCATTCAGCTTGCGCGCCAGTTGACGGACCTGACTGTCGTCGCGACCGCATCCCGTCCGGAGAGCCAGGCCTGGTGCCGGGAGCTCGGAGCACATCATGTGCTCGATCATTCAAAGCCAATGGCAGATCAGCTTGAAGCGCTGAACATCGATGCACCGGGCTTTGTGTTTTCAACGACCCATACAGGTCAGCATCTGGACGACATTGCCGCGATGATCGCACCCCAGGGACGGTTTGCCCTGATCGACGATCCGGAGGATCTGAGCATCATGCCCTTCAAGCCGAAGGCCGTCTCAGTGCACTGGGAGTTCATGTTCACCCGTTCCATGTTTCAGACAGCCGACATGAAGGCGCAACAAACCCTGCTCAACAAGGTTTCGGAGCTTGTGGATGCGGGCAAGGTGCGCACCACCCTTTCAAGGACGATTGAACCCATCAATGCAGAAAACTTGCTGGACGCGCACCGCCAGATCGAAAGCAATGCCACGATCGGCAAGATCGTGCTCACCGGTTTCTAG
- a CDS encoding helix-turn-helix domain-containing protein: MDTLKKAKSEKDTYDCHPGCAVEAALSLIDGKWKGVILFLLLDREVLRFNEFQKALPNITQRVLTAQLRSMEADGLLTRTVYPVVPPKVEYSLTELGASLEPVIKALAGWGNANRSLWPKGFKRDAHLQQAG, from the coding sequence ATGGATACCTTGAAGAAAGCCAAGTCTGAGAAGGATACTTACGATTGCCATCCGGGCTGTGCTGTCGAGGCCGCGCTCAGCCTGATCGATGGCAAATGGAAAGGCGTCATCCTGTTCCTGCTGCTCGACAGGGAGGTGCTTCGGTTCAACGAGTTTCAAAAGGCCCTGCCGAACATCACGCAGCGGGTTCTGACGGCCCAGCTGCGCAGCATGGAGGCGGACGGCCTTCTGACCAGAACAGTTTATCCCGTGGTACCGCCCAAGGTGGAATACAGCTTGACCGAATTGGGAGCGTCCCTGGAACCGGTGATCAAGGCCCTGGCCGGATGGGGCAACGCGAACAGGTCGCTCTGGCCCAAGGGCTTCAAGCGGGACGCTCATCTGCAACAGGCTGGCTGA
- a CDS encoding MarC family protein has translation MLDYYINAFATLFVTIDPVGLAPMFLAVTAGMSKSDRRKVAIRATITAAGILLVFYASGQTVLNVLGISVSAFRVAGGILLFMIALEMIFGKRQERKTETAEKAVESEAHHGTVNELAIFPLAIPLISGPAAISAIILLSGEAPDTLTYAGLGAVIAIILLSCMGAFLLADKIERLLGDTAQLVITRLLGVLLAALSVQFVADGVLAFVRG, from the coding sequence ATGCTCGACTATTACATCAACGCATTCGCGACGCTTTTCGTGACCATCGATCCGGTCGGATTGGCACCGATGTTCCTGGCCGTCACCGCCGGAATGAGCAAGTCGGACAGGCGAAAAGTTGCCATTCGGGCCACCATCACGGCAGCTGGCATCCTTCTCGTGTTCTACGCTTCCGGGCAGACGGTTTTGAATGTTCTCGGCATTTCCGTCAGTGCCTTCCGGGTTGCCGGGGGCATCTTGCTGTTCATGATCGCGCTGGAAATGATCTTCGGCAAGCGTCAGGAGCGCAAAACGGAGACAGCAGAAAAGGCGGTGGAATCGGAAGCCCATCATGGCACGGTAAATGAGCTTGCCATCTTTCCCTTGGCCATCCCGCTGATTTCCGGTCCGGCAGCGATCTCCGCGATCATTCTTCTATCCGGTGAAGCGCCCGACACCCTTACCTATGCCGGTTTGGGTGCGGTCATTGCGATCATTCTCCTGAGCTGCATGGGCGCGTTTCTCCTGGCCGACAAGATCGAGAGGCTTTTGGGCGATACGGCCCAGCTCGTGATCACGCGGCTCCTCGGTGTGTTGCTGGCTGCTCTTTCCGTCCAGTTCGTCGCCGATGGTGTGCTTGCCTTTGTCCGGGGGTAA
- the gyrA gene encoding DNA gyrase subunit A — protein sequence MADQDNSTPSDGLPSDIKPVSIVDEMKRSYLDYAMSVIVSRALPDVRDGLKPVHRRILYSMHENGYEWNKPYRKSARVVGDVMGKYHPHGDSAIYDALVRMAQDFSLRLPLIDGQGNFGSIDGDPAAAMRYTECRLEKVAHKLLDDIDKDTVDFQENYDNSESEPVVLPAKFPNLLVNGAGGIAVGMATNIPPHNLGEVIDAAIAIMENPAMTLEDLMQIVPGPDFPTGGMILGRAGIRSAYESGRGSVVMRARVDVEEVRKDRNALIVSEIPYQVNKSTMIEKIAELVRDKRIEGISDIRDESDRSGMRVVIELKRDAVPDVILNQLYRFSQLQTSFGANMVALNGGKPEQMNLSDMLRAFVAFREEVIQRRTRFLLKKARDRAHILVGLGIAVANIDEVIKLIRSAPDPATARAQLMERNWPAQDVEALIRLIDDPRHMVQEDGTYKLSEEQARAILDLRLQRLTAMGRDEIEEELNKIGAEISDYLDILRSRARIQEIVKNEMLEIKEEFATPRRTEIIEGGPDFDEEDLIQREDMVVTVSHGGYIKRVPLATYRAQRRGGKGRSGMATKEEDFVTRLFVANTHTPVLFFSSRGICYKMKVWRLPLGGPTSRGKALINLLPLEQGEQITSILPLPEDEDSWADLDVMFATVRGTVRRNKLSDFVNINRNGKIAMKLEDGDGIVGVDTCSEHDDVMLTTNFGQCIRFPATDVRVFAGRNSVGVRGIRLADNDRVISMQILHHIDVDAEERAAYLKLSRAMRGEADENGSGADEDGVVAGDLPQERYAQMSAAEQVILTISENGYGKRTSSFEYRVTGRGGKGITAMAVNDRNGGLVASFPVEDSHQIMLVTDGGQLIRCPVDGIRIAGRATQGVIVFKTAAEEKVVAVEGISEVDEDDDLEENGEGAEDGEAATDGDAGDTPAAEGGDDTPES from the coding sequence TTGGCTGACCAGGACAACAGCACCCCTTCAGACGGCCTCCCGTCTGATATCAAACCGGTCTCCATCGTCGATGAAATGAAGCGCAGCTATCTCGATTACGCCATGAGCGTGATCGTGTCCCGTGCGCTGCCCGACGTACGAGACGGACTGAAACCGGTACACCGGCGCATCCTCTATTCGATGCACGAGAACGGTTATGAGTGGAACAAGCCCTATCGCAAGTCGGCCCGTGTGGTCGGTGACGTCATGGGTAAGTACCACCCCCACGGCGACAGCGCGATCTATGACGCTCTCGTGCGCATGGCGCAGGATTTCTCCCTGCGTCTGCCGCTGATCGACGGGCAGGGTAATTTCGGCTCGATCGACGGCGACCCGGCCGCGGCCATGCGTTATACGGAGTGCCGCCTGGAGAAAGTCGCGCACAAGCTGCTCGACGATATCGACAAGGACACGGTCGACTTCCAGGAGAACTACGACAACTCCGAATCCGAACCGGTCGTCCTGCCGGCGAAATTCCCGAACCTTCTGGTGAATGGCGCAGGCGGCATTGCCGTCGGCATGGCCACGAACATTCCGCCACACAATCTTGGCGAAGTGATCGACGCTGCCATTGCCATCATGGAAAATCCGGCAATGACGCTGGAAGACTTGATGCAGATCGTTCCGGGCCCGGATTTCCCGACCGGCGGCATGATCCTTGGCCGCGCCGGCATCCGCAGCGCCTACGAAAGCGGCCGTGGTTCCGTCGTCATGCGGGCCAGGGTGGATGTCGAGGAAGTCCGCAAGGATCGTAACGCGCTGATCGTGAGCGAGATCCCGTATCAGGTCAACAAGTCGACCATGATCGAGAAGATTGCCGAACTGGTGCGCGACAAGCGCATCGAGGGCATCTCCGACATTCGCGACGAGAGTGACCGGTCCGGCATGCGGGTGGTGATCGAACTGAAGCGCGACGCGGTTCCGGACGTCATTCTGAACCAGCTCTATCGTTTCAGCCAGCTTCAGACATCCTTTGGCGCCAACATGGTTGCGCTGAACGGCGGCAAGCCGGAGCAGATGAACCTCTCCGACATGCTGCGCGCCTTCGTGGCCTTCCGCGAGGAAGTGATCCAGCGGCGCACACGTTTCCTTCTGAAGAAGGCCCGTGACCGGGCCCATATCCTGGTTGGTCTGGGCATCGCGGTTGCCAATATCGACGAGGTCATCAAGCTGATCCGCAGCGCCCCGGACCCGGCAACGGCCCGCGCCCAGCTGATGGAGCGCAACTGGCCGGCCCAGGACGTCGAAGCGCTTATCCGGCTGATCGACGACCCGCGCCACATGGTCCAGGAAGACGGCACCTACAAGCTGTCCGAGGAACAGGCCCGCGCCATTCTCGACCTGCGCCTGCAACGCCTGACCGCCATGGGCCGGGACGAGATCGAGGAAGAGCTCAACAAGATTGGCGCCGAGATTTCCGACTATCTCGACATCCTGCGCTCTCGGGCGCGCATCCAGGAAATCGTCAAGAACGAGATGCTGGAGATCAAGGAAGAGTTTGCGACGCCGCGGCGGACGGAAATCATCGAGGGTGGTCCGGATTTCGACGAGGAAGACCTGATCCAGCGCGAGGACATGGTGGTGACCGTTTCCCATGGCGGCTACATCAAGCGTGTTCCGCTGGCGACCTACCGGGCGCAACGCCGCGGCGGCAAGGGCCGCTCCGGCATGGCGACCAAGGAAGAGGATTTCGTCACCCGGCTGTTCGTGGCCAACACGCACACGCCGGTGCTGTTCTTCTCCTCGCGCGGCATCTGCTACAAGATGAAGGTCTGGCGTCTGCCGCTCGGCGGTCCGACCTCGCGCGGCAAGGCCCTGATCAACCTGCTGCCACTTGAGCAGGGCGAGCAGATCACCTCGATCCTGCCACTTCCTGAGGATGAGGACAGCTGGGCGGATCTGGACGTGATGTTCGCAACCGTGCGCGGCACGGTCCGCCGGAACAAACTGTCCGATTTTGTCAACATCAACCGCAACGGCAAGATCGCCATGAAGCTGGAGGACGGCGACGGCATTGTCGGTGTCGACACCTGCTCCGAACATGACGACGTCATGCTGACCACCAATTTCGGTCAGTGTATCCGGTTCCCGGCAACGGATGTCCGGGTCTTCGCGGGCCGAAATTCGGTCGGCGTTCGTGGCATTCGCCTGGCGGACAATGACCGGGTCATCTCCATGCAGATCCTGCATCACATCGATGTCGATGCGGAAGAACGGGCCGCCTATCTGAAGCTTTCCCGCGCAATGCGTGGCGAAGCCGATGAAAACGGCAGTGGAGCGGACGAAGATGGCGTGGTTGCAGGTGACCTGCCGCAGGAGCGGTATGCTCAGATGAGCGCTGCGGAACAGGTCATCCTGACGATCTCCGAGAACGGATACGGCAAACGGACCTCATCCTTTGAGTACCGGGTCACCGGCCGCGGCGGCAAGGGCATTACGGCCATGGCGGTGAATGACCGCAATGGCGGTCTGGTTGCCTCGTTCCCTGTCGAGGATAGCCACCAGATCATGCTGGTGACCGATGGTGGTCAGCTGATCCGGTGCCCGGTCGACGGTATCCGCATCGCCGGGCGCGCGACGCAGGGCGTCATCGTCTTCAAGACAGCGGCTGAAGAAAAAGTCGTTGCCGTGGAAGGCATCTCCGAAGTGGATGAGGACGACGACCTCGAAGAAAACGGCGAGGGTGCCGAAGACGGAGAAGCCGCAACCGACGGTGATGCTGGCGATACACCAGCTGCCGAAGGCGGCGACGACACGCCGGAAAGCTGA
- a CDS encoding phosphopantetheine adenylyltransferase has translation MRSNSTTDRTAQTQAAQPFAIRAQAVDPAMHVKLAAVFMLALLTMIAAGVMTMHPSNASQAEDLTSLATQGLTTTKGDRVATSTSDTCKSQAWGAWSADCAAALTGASKVRKVSFVTVEKSAPTVNETILARYPATN, from the coding sequence ATGAGGAGCAATTCAACCACCGACCGGACCGCACAGACACAAGCGGCTCAACCCTTTGCCATTCGTGCCCAGGCTGTCGACCCGGCCATGCATGTGAAGCTGGCAGCTGTTTTCATGCTGGCACTTCTGACCATGATCGCCGCCGGCGTCATGACGATGCATCCGAGCAATGCGTCCCAGGCAGAAGATCTGACAAGCCTGGCAACGCAGGGCCTGACGACAACAAAGGGCGACCGCGTCGCCACCTCCACATCCGATACCTGCAAGTCGCAGGCCTGGGGCGCCTGGTCAGCAGACTGCGCAGCGGCCCTGACGGGTGCCAGCAAGGTGCGCAAGGTTTCGTTTGTCACCGTTGAAAAATCCGCCCCGACCGTCAACGAGACCATTCTGGCGCGCTACCCGGCAACAAACTGA
- the coaD gene encoding pantetheine-phosphate adenylyltransferase, with protein MTRIALYPGSFDPVTNGHMDILRQSLALADRVVVAIGIHPGKSPLFSFDERVALIHASAEAEFSPEEASRIDVIAFDDLVINTARSQKAGYLVRGLRDGTDLDYEMQMAGMNGTLEPDIRTIFLPASPNVRHITATLVRQIAKMGGEISAFVPEPVAEPLRRRARPDN; from the coding sequence ATGACTCGTATTGCGCTCTACCCGGGTTCGTTCGATCCCGTCACCAACGGCCATATGGATATTCTGCGTCAGTCGCTCGCACTGGCGGACAGGGTTGTGGTCGCGATCGGCATCCATCCGGGCAAGTCTCCGCTGTTTTCCTTTGACGAGCGCGTGGCACTCATTCACGCCTCTGCCGAAGCCGAATTCTCTCCCGAGGAAGCAAGCCGGATCGATGTGATTGCCTTTGACGATCTGGTCATCAACACCGCTCGCAGCCAGAAGGCCGGCTACCTGGTGCGCGGCCTGCGGGACGGCACGGACCTTGACTACGAAATGCAGATGGCCGGCATGAACGGCACCCTCGAGCCGGACATCAGGACGATTTTCCTGCCGGCGTCGCCAAATGTCCGCCATATCACCGCCACCTTGGTGCGCCAGATCGCAAAAATGGGTGGGGAAATCTCTGCCTTCGTGCCTGAGCCGGTCGCCGAACCGTTGCGCCGCCGGGCCCGACCGGACAACTGA
- a CDS encoding peptidylprolyl isomerase, with protein MSRLFATFAVLASLILFPFAANAQGDPENTLFLDLKDGRVVIQLRPDLAPEHVARIKKLAREGFYDGIVFHRVIDGFMAQTGDPTGTGRGGSNEPDLKAEFSREPFKRGTLGMARASSPNSANSQFFIMFDNGDFLNGKYTVFGEVVDGMQFVDNIKRGEPPANPDKIVKMQVAADAQ; from the coding sequence GTGTCACGTTTGTTTGCAACCTTCGCCGTTCTGGCATCGCTCATTCTCTTCCCTTTCGCCGCCAATGCCCAGGGCGACCCGGAGAACACGCTCTTCCTTGACCTGAAGGACGGCCGTGTTGTCATTCAGCTCCGCCCGGACCTGGCTCCCGAGCATGTCGCCCGGATCAAGAAGCTGGCCCGCGAAGGCTTTTATGACGGCATTGTCTTTCACCGGGTCATCGATGGCTTCATGGCGCAGACCGGCGACCCGACCGGGACGGGCCGGGGCGGCTCCAACGAACCGGACCTGAAGGCCGAGTTTTCCCGTGAGCCCTTCAAGCGCGGCACGCTCGGCATGGCCCGCGCCTCCAGCCCCAACAGCGCCAATTCCCAGTTCTTCATCATGTTCGACAATGGTGACTTCCTGAATGGCAAGTACACCGTGTTCGGTGAGGTCGTCGACGGCATGCAGTTTGTCGACAACATCAAACGCGGCGAACCACCGGCAAACCCGGACAAGATCGTCAAGATGCAGGTTGCAGCGGACGCGCAATAA
- a CDS encoding peptidylprolyl isomerase, giving the protein MADIKDAENTLLMETSQGSIVIEMKPDLAPTHVARIKELVREGFYDGIKFHRVIDGFMAQTGCPQGTGTGGSGQKLKAEFSNEKHVRGTCSMARAMDPNSGDSQFFICFTDAPWLDGQYTVWGQVIEGMENVDKIKRGEPVVDPDNIVSLKVAADAA; this is encoded by the coding sequence ATGGCCGATATCAAAGACGCCGAAAACACCCTTCTCATGGAAACCAGCCAGGGCTCGATCGTGATCGAGATGAAACCGGATCTGGCACCGACCCACGTTGCGCGTATCAAAGAACTCGTGCGCGAAGGTTTCTATGACGGAATCAAGTTTCACCGCGTGATCGACGGTTTCATGGCCCAGACCGGCTGCCCGCAGGGAACAGGAACAGGCGGTTCCGGCCAGAAGCTGAAAGCCGAATTCAGCAACGAAAAACACGTCCGCGGCACATGCTCCATGGCCCGCGCGATGGACCCGAATTCCGGCGACAGCCAGTTTTTCATCTGCTTCACCGACGCACCGTGGCTCGACGGCCAGTACACCGTCTGGGGCCAGGTGATCGAAGGCATGGAAAATGTCGACAAGATCAAGCGCGGCGAGCCGGTTGTTGATCCGGACAATATCGTCTCCCTGAAAGTGGCTGCCGACGCAGCCTGA
- the queA gene encoding tRNA preQ1(34) S-adenosylmethionine ribosyltransferase-isomerase QueA, with amino-acid sequence MRVDQFDFDLPNERIALRPARPRDAARMLVVRPQADPPLVDGGVRDLPDVLEPGDALVFNDTRVIPAQLEGTRLRGEISAGIGATLHMRTGPDRWKAFVRPAKKLQVGDDVLFEGFGTRLTAEVSEKADGGEVLLVFDRSGPALDEAIAAVGHIPLPPYIAQKRGEDEQDRQDYQTMFAEKDGAVAAPTAGLHFTSGLLQALEDRGIEHHRVTLHVGAGTFLPVKADKTEDHKMHAEWGEVSPETAEALAAVKARGNKVVSVGTTSLRILESAAVKTGRIAPFKGETSIFITPGYRFKVIDALMTNFHLPRSTLFMLVSALSGLETMRAAYAHAIDQEYRFYSYGDASLLFPDKDAV; translated from the coding sequence ATGCGCGTCGACCAATTCGATTTTGATCTGCCCAACGAGCGTATCGCCTTGCGCCCGGCGCGTCCCCGCGATGCGGCTCGAATGCTTGTTGTGCGCCCTCAGGCCGATCCCCCCCTTGTCGACGGCGGGGTGCGCGACCTGCCGGATGTTCTGGAGCCGGGGGATGCTCTCGTTTTCAATGACACCAGGGTGATTCCCGCCCAGCTGGAGGGAACCCGCCTGCGCGGCGAAATTTCTGCCGGAATCGGGGCAACACTGCACATGCGGACGGGCCCTGATCGTTGGAAGGCTTTTGTACGTCCGGCAAAGAAACTGCAGGTGGGCGACGATGTCCTGTTCGAAGGGTTCGGGACGCGGTTGACTGCAGAAGTCTCGGAAAAAGCCGACGGCGGCGAGGTCCTGCTGGTATTCGACCGCTCCGGTCCCGCACTGGACGAGGCAATTGCGGCTGTGGGCCATATTCCCCTGCCGCCCTATATCGCGCAGAAACGCGGTGAGGACGAACAGGACCGCCAAGACTATCAGACCATGTTTGCGGAAAAGGACGGAGCGGTTGCCGCACCGACGGCGGGTCTGCATTTCACATCGGGCCTGCTTCAGGCACTGGAAGATCGCGGCATCGAACACCACCGCGTGACGTTGCATGTCGGCGCAGGCACATTCCTGCCGGTCAAGGCGGACAAGACCGAAGACCACAAGATGCATGCCGAATGGGGCGAGGTTTCCCCGGAGACCGCCGAAGCGCTTGCCGCCGTCAAGGCACGTGGCAACAAGGTTGTCAGTGTCGGAACGACCTCCTTGCGCATTCTGGAAAGCGCGGCTGTGAAAACGGGCAGGATTGCGCCCTTCAAAGGCGAAACCTCGATCTTCATTACGCCTGGCTACCGATTCAAGGTCATCGACGCCCTGATGACGAATTTTCACCTGCCCCGGTCAACCCTGTTCATGCTGGTCTCCGCCCTGTCAGGCCTTGAGACCATGCGTGCTGCCTATGCCCATGCCATTGATCAGGAATACCGCTTCTACAGCTACGGGGACGCCTCCCTGCTGTTTCCGGACAAGGACGCCGTCTAA
- the tgt gene encoding tRNA guanosine(34) transglycosylase Tgt, translated as MSQDQNTFGFKLITTDGTARRGEITTPHGIVRTPAFMPVGTQATVKAMYPEQVRETGADVVLGNTYHLMLRPTAERVAKLGGLHKFMNWPHTILTDSGGFQVMSLAQLRKLDEDGVRFQSHIDGQKYHLTPERSVEIQGLLGSDIQMQLDECIKLPSPKEEVQRAMELSLRWAERSRRQFEAMGGPVKGQGLYGIVQGGDQPDLRIRSAEELGKMPFEGYSVGGLAVGEPQEVMLKMLDITTPVMPVDKPRYLMGVGTPDDLLESVKRGIDQFDCVMPTRAGRHGLAYTRFGKVNLKNARHQEDPRPLDAEAECPAASIYSRAYLHHLVRAGEGLAGMLLTWNNIAYYQFLMQGMRDAIEAGRFEDFYAETKENWARGDIPAL; from the coding sequence ATGAGCCAGGACCAGAACACATTCGGCTTCAAGCTGATCACCACCGACGGAACAGCGCGCCGCGGCGAAATCACCACACCGCATGGGATCGTTCGGACGCCCGCCTTCATGCCGGTCGGCACCCAGGCGACCGTCAAGGCCATGTATCCGGAGCAGGTCCGGGAAACCGGCGCTGATGTGGTTCTGGGCAACACCTATCACCTGATGTTGCGGCCGACGGCGGAGCGCGTCGCCAAACTCGGTGGTCTGCACAAGTTCATGAACTGGCCGCACACCATCCTGACCGATAGCGGCGGCTTCCAGGTCATGTCACTCGCCCAATTGCGCAAGCTCGACGAGGACGGCGTCCGGTTCCAGAGCCATATCGACGGTCAGAAATACCACCTGACACCGGAGCGGTCTGTTGAAATTCAGGGCCTGCTCGGATCGGACATCCAGATGCAGCTGGATGAATGCATCAAGCTGCCGAGCCCGAAGGAGGAAGTCCAGAGGGCGATGGAATTGTCGCTTCGTTGGGCGGAGCGGTCACGTCGGCAGTTCGAGGCCATGGGTGGTCCGGTCAAGGGGCAGGGGCTCTATGGTATCGTTCAGGGTGGCGATCAGCCGGACCTGCGCATCCGTTCGGCCGAAGAACTCGGCAAGATGCCGTTTGAGGGATACTCGGTCGGCGGTCTGGCTGTCGGTGAACCGCAGGAAGTGATGTTGAAGATGCTGGACATCACCACGCCCGTCATGCCGGTCGACAAGCCGCGCTACCTGATGGGCGTTGGCACGCCTGACGATCTTCTGGAAAGCGTCAAGCGCGGCATCGACCAGTTCGACTGCGTCATGCCGACCCGCGCAGGACGGCACGGCCTTGCCTATACGCGTTTTGGCAAGGTGAACCTGAAGAATGCGCGCCACCAGGAAGACCCGCGGCCGCTGGATGCGGAGGCCGAATGTCCTGCGGCAAGCATTTACAGCCGCGCTTATCTGCATCATCTGGTGCGCGCAGGCGAGGGGCTTGCCGGCATGCTGCTGACCTGGAACAACATTGCCTATTATCAGTTTCTGATGCAGGGCATGCGGGATGCCATCGAAGCAGGCCGTTTCGAGGATTTCTATGCTGAAACGAAGGAAAACTGGGCAAGAGGTGACATCCCGGCGCTGTAA
- a CDS encoding DUF4864 domain-containing protein has protein sequence MAQYRFWKLAAAAGASLLLATATVKAEEGFDGAKLQTIIKNQMSAFASGNAKAAFSFATDSLQRRFQTPEFFMEMVRQGYRPVYQPKSVTFGQSKMTKYGPTQEVYVTGPQGKNWLALYSFEKQPDGSWRISGCYLTKSEGFSA, from the coding sequence ATGGCTCAGTACCGTTTCTGGAAATTGGCTGCAGCAGCCGGTGCCAGTCTTCTGCTGGCGACTGCCACTGTCAAAGCCGAAGAGGGCTTCGACGGGGCCAAGCTGCAGACGATCATCAAGAACCAGATGAGCGCCTTTGCGTCCGGCAACGCCAAGGCCGCGTTTTCCTTTGCAACGGATTCACTTCAGCGCCGGTTCCAGACACCCGAATTCTTCATGGAGATGGTGCGGCAGGGCTACCGGCCGGTGTATCAGCCCAAAAGCGTCACGTTCGGGCAGTCGAAAATGACCAAATACGGACCGACCCAGGAGGTCTACGTGACCGGCCCGCAGGGCAAGAACTGGCTCGCTCTGTACAGCTTTGAAAAACAGCCTGACGGAAGCTGGCGCATTTCCGGGTGCTATCTGACGAAGTCCGAGGGTTTTTCGGCCTGA